In a genomic window of Methanobacterium sp.:
- a CDS encoding DUF2115 family protein: MLGKLKSLALQGQITKNELLMVLNEDAKKLNFNDIVRCSLQIQQQAECIHTSYKKDFIKAETELIIRILDVKNDNLQYTGQLDIEELNIAIDLLEEQEKMGEDIEEADPAFLRIYSIISLYTTFIKEEPIHQVGTPFPGGFQVKQEKDKYTCPVKKNNEDNPLAVCPFCIAEQDEEV, encoded by the coding sequence ATGCTAGGTAAATTGAAAAGTTTGGCTCTCCAAGGTCAGATAACTAAAAATGAGCTTTTAATGGTACTTAATGAAGACGCGAAAAAGTTGAATTTTAATGATATTGTACGTTGCAGTCTTCAAATTCAACAACAAGCAGAATGTATACATACCAGTTACAAGAAGGATTTCATAAAAGCTGAAACTGAATTAATAATCCGTATTCTAGATGTTAAAAATGATAATTTGCAATACACTGGCCAGTTGGATATTGAGGAATTGAATATTGCTATTGACCTTCTTGAAGAACAAGAAAAAATGGGAGAAGACATTGAAGAGGCAGATCCTGCTTTTCTTAGAATTTATTCCATCATATCTTTATATACTACATTTATCAAAGAAGAACCCATCCACCAGGTTGGAACACCATTCCCTGGAGGTTTTCAGGTAAAACAGGAAAAAGATAAGTACACTTGTCCTGTAAAGAAAAACAATGAAGATAATCCTCTTGCTGTTTGTCCATTCTGTATCGCGGAGCAGGATGAAGAAGTTTAA
- a CDS encoding DUF131 domain-containing protein, with protein MIKASTILISGIIFVFVGVLLLIIGSILQSASKAGEVHTGGIVLIGPIPIIFGNDKSLIIGAVIFAIIIMVLWYLLFYRTAT; from the coding sequence ATGATTAAAGCCAGTACGATTTTGATTTCAGGAATAATCTTTGTTTTTGTCGGAGTTCTTCTACTGATAATTGGATCCATTTTGCAGTCAGCTTCTAAAGCTGGTGAAGTTCATACCGGCGGAATTGTTTTGATCGGACCCATTCCCATCATATTTGGTAATGATAAAAGCCTTATTATTGGTGCAGTTATTTTTGCAATCATAATCATGGTTTTATGGTATTTACTTTTTTATAGAACTGCTACTTAA
- the galE gene encoding UDP-glucose 4-epimerase GalE yields MILIVGGAGYIGSHLNKEISKQGYETVVFDNLSYGHEKFVKWGNFELGDLSNINDIRSIFRKYPIDAVMHFAAFTYVGESVKDPQKYYLNNVKNTLNLLQVMLEENVKQFVFSSTCATYGNPVEIPITENHPQNPINPYGRGKLIVEQVLKDYSQAYGLKYASLRYFNAAGADPEGEVGELHDPETHLIPLILDVAAGKRDDIKIFGTDYNTPDGTCIRDYIHVTDLADAHILALKYLQDGGESDVFNLGNGNGFSVKEVIETARKITDKNIRAVEDERRPGDPPILVGSSDKAKKVLKWKPKYDDLDKIIETAWNWHKKL; encoded by the coding sequence ATGATACTTATTGTAGGCGGTGCAGGATACATAGGATCTCATTTAAACAAAGAAATAAGCAAACAAGGCTATGAAACAGTAGTCTTTGATAATTTAAGTTATGGGCATGAGAAATTTGTAAAATGGGGAAACTTTGAGCTGGGAGATTTAAGTAATATTAACGATATCCGGTCAATTTTCAGGAAATATCCAATTGATGCAGTTATGCATTTTGCCGCATTCACCTATGTGGGAGAATCTGTAAAGGATCCACAGAAATACTACCTTAATAATGTGAAAAATACCCTAAATCTTCTCCAGGTGATGCTTGAAGAAAATGTAAAACAATTCGTATTTTCATCAACCTGTGCAACCTATGGAAATCCTGTAGAAATCCCAATAACTGAAAACCATCCCCAAAATCCAATTAACCCTTATGGAAGAGGAAAGCTCATTGTAGAACAGGTATTGAAAGATTATAGCCAGGCATATGGACTTAAATATGCTTCATTAAGGTATTTTAACGCTGCAGGTGCTGATCCTGAAGGTGAAGTAGGAGAATTACACGATCCTGAAACTCACCTAATACCACTTATCCTGGATGTTGCAGCAGGAAAGAGAGATGATATAAAAATATTTGGAACCGATTATAATACACCTGACGGTACATGCATAAGAGACTATATACACGTCACTGATTTAGCGGATGCACATATTCTAGCCCTTAAATATCTGCAAGATGGAGGAGAAAGTGATGTTTTTAATCTTGGAAATGGAAACGGCTTTTCTGTAAAAGAAGTTATAGAAACTGCACGAAAAATAACAGATAAAAATATCAGGGCTGTTGAAGATGAAAGAAGACCCGGAGACCCCCCAATTCTTGTGGGAAGCTCTGATAAAGCAAAAAAAGTTTTGAAATGGAAACCAAAATATGATGATCTCGATAAGATCATAGAAACTGCATGGAACTGGCATAAAAAACTTTAG
- a CDS encoding Hsp20/alpha crystallin family protein encodes MADEETNQKIPISPAAFIYHTEDEYIMEIELPGVNKDDIEVKITENTFCVKAPRRNMEYTGCWVLAHEFNADESNASFKNGLLTVRVPLTETKKGKEVPIE; translated from the coding sequence ATGGCTGATGAAGAAACCAATCAAAAAATACCCATTTCCCCTGCAGCTTTCATATATCATACTGAAGATGAATATATAATGGAAATAGAACTCCCAGGAGTAAATAAAGATGATATAGAGGTTAAAATAACAGAAAACACCTTCTGTGTTAAAGCACCAAGAAGAAATATGGAATACACGGGCTGCTGGGTTCTCGCACACGAATTTAATGCTGATGAAAGTAATGCTTCATTCAAAAACGGTTTATTAACAGTAAGAGTTCCATTAACTGAAACTAAAAAAGGTAAAGAAGTACCAATAGAATAA
- a CDS encoding methyl-coenzyme M reductase family protein: MYEIIHFRGGIYKFDELVEFVEDTGGMVLKKDCFEIIRGDSYLSKEVHVLLVVPDDELDSTKSLISDIKGMVDDIDTTDDQYNLFLSYLSIYDALNRIGEWTDRDVLKDAIRCPCYSELCIHLQEEKCQLDEILKEILAELCLIGIIEHRESHGTTQFRLKKE, translated from the coding sequence ATGTATGAAATAATACATTTTAGAGGTGGGATATATAAATTTGACGAACTTGTTGAGTTTGTAGAGGATACAGGTGGAATGGTACTAAAAAAGGACTGTTTTGAGATAATCCGTGGCGATTCTTATCTCTCTAAGGAAGTTCATGTATTGCTGGTAGTGCCTGATGATGAACTGGACAGCACTAAATCGTTGATTAGTGATATTAAAGGCATGGTTGATGACATTGATACTACAGATGACCAGTATAATTTATTTTTGTCATATCTTTCAATATATGATGCTTTAAACCGAATTGGAGAATGGACTGATAGGGATGTTTTGAAGGATGCAATACGCTGTCCATGTTATTCAGAGCTTTGTATCCATCTTCAAGAAGAAAAATGCCAGTTAGATGAAATACTGAAAGAAATACTCGCTGAATTATGTTTAATTGGTATAATAGAACACAGAGAATCCCATGGAACCACACAATTCCGTCTTAAAAAGGAGTGA